CCGGCGAGGGACAGCGCCAGGGCAGCAAGGGCCAGGGAGAACAGCTTCGATTTCGCGTGCCGCATCGGCCGCTCCTATGGGTCAGTGGCCAACCTGGGCGATGCCTTCGGTTTCGAGCTTCAGCGCGGTCACCGCGTCGCGCACGGCATCCAGGTGCGCGGGGTCGAAGGCCAAGGCGCTGCCGCAGTCGGAGCTCAGCTCGCGCGGCGTCGGGATCGCCTTCGTGGCGATGCCCCGCCTGTTCAGTTCGGCCTCGAGGCGGAAGAGGTCGTGAATGGTGTGGAAAAGCACGACGCCGCGAGCCATGGGTCATCCCTTGGTGATCATCAGGCGGAACTCGTTGCCCACCTCTTCGGCGGAGACCGAACAGCCCAGGTGTTTGGCCATTCGGGTCACGTTGTCGCGCGAGGCCGTCGTTTCGACCAGCACCTCCACTGTGCCGCGGGGGATGGACTCGATGGCCTGCTTGACGAGCAGCACGGGCTCGGGACACGACAGGCCGCGGGCGTCTACCACGTTGTCAGCCATGAGCTGATTCTCCTATCCTTTTCGCCGGGCCGTGAGGCCCAGCA
The window above is part of the Planctomycetota bacterium genome. Proteins encoded here:
- a CDS encoding sulfurtransferase TusA family protein, which encodes MADNVVDARGLSCPEPVLLVKQAIESIPRGTVEVLVETTASRDNVTRMAKHLGCSVSAEEVGNEFRLMITKG
- a CDS encoding DUF3343 domain-containing protein gives rise to the protein MARGVVLFHTIHDLFRLEAELNRRGIATKAIPTPRELSSDCGSALAFDPAHLDAVRDAVTALKLETEGIAQVGH